The following is a genomic window from Micromonospora cathayae.
GGGTTTCGGGGAGCGGGCCATCGGGGTGCCTCCCGTCGTGGTGCCTGTTCACAATTAGCGACCCGATGAACACGTTTCGAAAGGTGAGTCGACCTCGCGACAGCACTGTGTGGGCGGTGCCGGTCCCGGTGGTCCGCGGTGGGAAGGGCCCGCTTCGTGTGGTGCCGGCGTGATGACGCCGCCACGCCCGACGCGTCACGGCCGGGCGGACCGGGTCCAGCCGACGAAGCTCGACGCGTCAGGGCCGGGCGGACCGGGTCCAGCCGACGAACCGGGCGAAGAACTCGCCGGGCGGCACGTTGCCGGGGTCGAGGTCGACCCGGTCGGCGATGGCGTCGTGCAGGAGCAGGCCGAGGTAGACCGAGAGGCCGACCGGATCGTCCGCGTAGTCGATCCGCAGCCCGAGCTTGGCCGGCGCGCCGCCGTACCGAACCAGATCACCAGGGTCGGCCCGGCCCACCGGGGCACTCGCTCCGCCGGCCCGCCGCGCGCCGTCGGCGGTTCCGACTCCTCCACCGGTACGCGGACCAGCCGGTCCGGGCACGGCCAGCGCAGCCCGCAGGAGCAGTACCGACCGAACCGTGTCCAGTTCCGACGGTGTCGGGGAGCCAGCGGTACGGGTGGGGGACGACGTGCCATCTCGATCCTCTCTTCGCGGGGTGTTCACAGCCTGCGTCGGATCGACTACGTTCTGAAGGGCTCGGGCTGTCCCACCGAAGGGCGTGCCCGCCGGCCCGCCCCGGGTGCCGTCCCGGTGACGCCGGCCGAGGACCCTGCGGTAAAGGTGTGATGACGGACGGTCGGCTGTCGACGCTGGAGTTCCTGGGCGCGGAGTTGCGGCGGGCCCGCCGGGCGACCAGGGACCTCAATCGGGAGTTGACGAAATCATGGACCTGACCGGTGCGGTGTGGCGGAAGTCCAGCCGTAGCGACAACGGTGGTTCCACCTGTGTCGAGGTGGCGACGAACCTGCCCGACGTGGTGGGCGTACGCGACAGCAAGGACCGGCAGGGGCCGGTGCTGACCTTCTCGCCCGCCGCGTGGGCCACCTTCGCCCGCGCCGTCCGTGGCCGGGCCATGCGGCTGCCGTAGCTGACCGGATGGCCCCGCAGCCCGAACCCGGAACGGGGTCGCGCTGCGGGGCCGAATCGGCGGGGATGCCCCGCCTCGGCGGGGATGGCTGGGCCGCCGGCCACTGATCGACTCGGGATGCGGCATCCGGGGCCTTCACCCTGCCCGGAGACCCCAAGATGCCGCATGTTGCCCCGGCCCCCAACCCCCGGCCCCGGCCCCCGGCGGCCCGGTGGACCGGTCAGATGGTGGCGAGGCGGGGGACGACCCGTTCACCGACGGTGGCGACCCAACCGGGCAGGTCGGTGGCTCTCGGCATCACCCAGACCTGGCTGATGCCGAGAGCCGCGTACCTCTCCATCGCCCTCAGGAAGGCGTCGGTGTCGGCCACCGGGTTGGCGGAGGAGAGGATGGTCTTCCGTACGGTCGCCGGGTCGCGGCCCTCGGCGGCGCAGTGCCGGGCCAGGACGTCCAGCTTGCCGGCGATGACGGCCGGGTCGGCGCCGAACAGGTTGCACGCGTCGGCGTACCGGGCGACCAGCCGCAGCGTCTTCTTCTCGCCCATTCCGCCGATCAGCACCGGCGGTCCGGGCCGCTGGACCGGTCGGGGTTCGCAGATCGTCTCGGTGAGGGTGTGGTGGGTGCCCTGGAACGGGCCGTCGTCGTCGCTCCACATCTGCCGGCAGATGCGGAGCGTGTCCTCCAGCCGTTCGAAGCGCTCGGCGGTCGACGGGAACGGCACCCCCAGGCCCAGGTGCTCCCGCTCGTACCAGGCCGCGCCGATGCCCAGCATGGCCCGGCCGCCGGAGAGTACGTCGAGGGTGGCGACGGTCTTGGCCAGCAGGCCCGGGTGGCGGTACGTGACCCCGGTGACCAGCAGCCCCAACTGGAGGCGGGTGGTCTGGCCGGCGAGGAATCCGAGGGTGGTGTAGCCCTCCAGCATCGGATCGGTGGCGGGGGCCATGGCTTCCATCTGGAACCAGTGGTCCATCAGGGTGAGTGTGCGAAAGCCCGCCTCCTCGGCGGTGCGCGCGGTGTCGGCCAGACCGGCGGCCAGCGAGGAGCCGGACCGGCCGAACGGGGTGAAGTCGGCGATGTGCAGGGCGATGTCCATTGCTGCCGGGCCTCCATCTCAGCGGGTGTCGCGAACATTACTCCCGGTTGCGTCGCGCCTCGTGTGCGAGGCCGCCACCGCAGGCCACCGTGGCCAGGCCGGTGGGCGTCATGATGTCCGCGAAGGGGGTGGGTCCGGTGGCGCAGCCCACGATGACGCCCGCACCGGCGCAACCGTCCGGGCAACCGTTCTGAGCTGTCCGATGCCGGACAGCGGTCCTGGGGGCTGCCGAACTGGGCAGACGTCCACATAGGGTGGACGGGGGTCGGGCCGCCGCTCGGCTCCGCAGTGGACGGTCGAACGGCGCTCGCGGGGCGGATGGTGTCGCTCACCCCCTCGTGTTCCCCTCTGGTTGGAGTTCGTGTGGCCGAGCAGACGCAGGTTCAGCAGACGAAGGTGCAACTGCCGACCGGGCAGGTCATCTGGGCCACGGTGTACGACGAGGACTACCGGGCCGTTTCGGCGTCGCGGAAGATGCCCAGGCTCGACCCGGCGGAGCTGCGGGGTCTGGTGCAGGGGGTGTCCACGAGCATCCGGCAGGCCCTGGACGAGCTGGCACCTGACGATGTCAGCATCGAGTTCGGGGTCGACTTCGCGCTGAAGACCACCGGCCTGACCAGCCTGCTGGCGGAGGCCAGCAGCAAGGCCAGCGTCAAGGTGACCGTCTCCTGGCGTGCCGACGGCCCGCTCCGGGCCACGCTGCGCCCCGGTGCCCCCGATCCCGCCGAGGATGACGACGGCGTCGACCGGAATGCCGACGGAACCGCAGGCCAGTAGCTGGACGGTGCGCGGGTGGTACCGGATCGGACGGCGGGCGGGGCGGCTCTGGCCCAGCTGGAGCACCTGCTGGTGCACGCCGTGGCCGGGGTTCGTGAAGCGGGCGGCGAGGCCCACTCCGGCTCGGCCTTCTGGGTGGCACCGGAGTGGCTGCTGACCTGCGCCCACGTCACGAAGGGGCAGGTGGGTGACACGGTCAGGGTGAGCTGGGACAACGGTGGGAAGGAGCTGGACGGCACGATCGAGGCGATCGTGGGGGAGGAGGTACCCGACCGGCCGCTGCACGAGTACCCGGATCTGGCCCTCGTTCGGGTGCCCGGTGCCGACGATCATCCCTGTGTCTGGCTGGCCGAGGAGTACATGACGAGCCGGACGCCGCTGAGCCTCTTCGGTTACGTCGCGGGACTGGACGGGCGCATCGGAATGTACAAAGTGGCCGGTGAGTGCACGAACTGGGCGCGGTTCGGTCTCGACAGCGCGGGCATCGCCGCCACCGCCAAGATCGAGGGAGGTATGTCGGGGGGACCGGTACTCAACACGGTCACCGGCGCGGTACGCGGCCTCACCGTGATGGCCCAGGGCCAGGACAGCGGGCTCTACGTCTCGGTGCGGGCGATGCGCGAGTTCGAGCCGGACCTCTACCGGGAGGTGCTCCGGGCGCACGACCTGTTCCACGCGCGGGACCACCGCTGGACCAGCCTTCGGGACGACCTCACCCGGAAGCTGTACGAGTCGTCCGACCGCACCGGCAAACCGACCGCGGCGCAGCAGGTGGGCCTGCTCGGTGTCCTCGCCCGCGCGACGGACGACACCGAGCAGAACGGTCCCGCGGGCCGGGACGCTGAGCGGGACAGGCCGGCAGGCCGGGACGCTGCGCGGGACATGCTTCTGAGCCGGGACGCCGGAAGACTCACGAAGATCTACGTCGATGTGGTGGGCAGGGACTGGCCCGGCCCGGAGTCGCCGGGTTCCGTCCGCGATGTCCTCTGGCGGGCGCTCGAGTGGGCGGACCTCTGGGGCCTGGCCCCGCTGGGTGCGCTGGCCGGGCTGGTCCTGCCGCGTGAGCAGGACCGGAAGGACTGGCAGGAGCTGATCTCCCCGGGCCGTCCGGAAACGGAGCCGGGGACCGCCGGACACCGGGGGCGGGAGGCCGTGACGCCGGAGCCGGCGGCCCCGCAGGGCGTGGCACCCGAGCGGACGGCCCCGGCGGACGACTTCCGGTTCGTCGTCACGGTCGGCGAGATCACCGAGCCGGGCAGGGAACCGGGGTACGACCTGACCGTCCAGGTGCTGAGCGGCTCGGCGCACCCGGACGTCATCCATCAGGACGAGGACACCAGCCGGGACCTCGCGGCGACCAAACGGTTGATCGGGGAGGCGCTGCGGACCGCCCTCAACAAGTACGGCGGCCGGGCCCGGCTGGTCGAGTTCGTTCTCCCTCCCAAGCTGTTGAACGAGCCGTTCGACGAGATCACCCTGTCCGCCGAGGACTTCCTCAGTGTCGGCGAGGAGCACCCGGTCGTGGTCCGCACGCGCCGGGAGCCGCGCACCCGGCACAGGTGGGAGCACCGATGGCACAGCCTCACCCGCGCCGAGTCGGTGCAGCCGCGCTCGGTGACCTGCGCCTACACCGGTACCCCGGAGAGCCTGGGCAGGGAACTCGTCCGCCAGAGCGATCTCGGCGTCCTCACGTTGACCCGGCGACCGTCCGCCGTCGACGACGACCAGGTCCGTGGTTTCATCACGGTGGCCATCCAGGCCGGGGTGCCGGTGATCGTCTGGCCCCGCCCCGGATGTCCCCGGCACGACGGCGACGGCACCGGCCACTGCGCCGGGCAGCGGTTCTCGGTCGCGTTCGAGCAGGCCCTCACGGAATGGGCGGCCCGGGAGGGGGAGCAGCGCCGGCCGCGGTGGTCACAGGACCTACCCAGGATGGTCACCGAACTCCGGTTCGAGGCCGGCGGCGCCGAGCAGCACGACTGTCGGGGCCTGGTGCTGCTCCTCGACGACCCGGACCGGCCGGCGGACGACCTTCGGGCCCCACCCATCGAAACCAACCATGACGGAGTGCGGAGATGAGCGACTGGTACCGGTTCCGGGGGGACGGCGAGTGCCGGGAGTGGACGGACATCGACGCGCCGCCGTGGCGTCGCTTCGACGGCGGCCCGGTGGTGCGCCTGGACCCGTCCGGCGAGCGGACCGCCCGCCGCGAGCGCGACCGGGAACGCGGACGGGTCTACCAGGCCAGCGCCGAGGAGATCGAGCTGGTGAACGTCGCCATGCACCTGCGTCGTCCGCTGCTGATCAGCGGCAAGCCGGGCCTCGGCAAGTCGTCGCTCGCCTACGCGGTGGCGTACGAACTGCAGCTCGGTCCGGTGCTGCGCTGGTCGATCACCAGTGGCACCACCCTCCAGGAGGGTCTCTACCGGTACGACGCCATCGGCCGGCTCCAGGACGCCAACCTCGCCCGGCACGGCGACCCGGCCGTGGCGGACATCGGCCGGTACATCCACCTCGGCCCGCTCGGTACCGCGCTGCTGCCGTACGACCGGCCCCGGGTGCTCCTCATCGACGAGATCGACAAGAGCGACATCGACCTGCCGAACGACCTGCTCAACATCTTCGAGGAGGGTGAGTACCGGATCCCCGAGCTGGCGCGGTTGGGCCACGACGCGGAGCCGGTCCGGGCGTCCGTCGAGCACTCCGCCGACCCGGTGGAGATCAGCCAGGGTCTGGTGCGGTGCCGGGAGTTCCCGATCGTCATCCTCACCAGCAACCGGGAGCGGGAGTTTCCGCCCGCCTTCCTGCGCCGCTGCGTCCGGCTGGACATGCACGAGCCCGACGAGGCCCGACTCAGGAGCATCGTCGAAGCGCACTTCGACCCGGCGACGCGGGAGGCGAACGCGGACCTGATCGAACGGTTCCTGGAACTGCGGGCCGTCGGCGACCTCGCCACCGACCAACTGCTCAACGCGATCTTCCTGGTCTGCAACTCCGCGCGGGACGGTCAGGACCGCCAACAGCTCGCCGAGGTGGTGCTGCGGCACCTGGCGACCGATCCGACGGGATAGCGCCGATGGACGTGGCCCGCCTCGTGGCGGTACTGGACGCGGCCGGCCTGGAGTCGACACCCCGGGAGATCGCCGAGGCGCTCTGGCTGGCCCGGTACGCGCGACCGCCGTCGGGCGACCGGCGGGTTCCGGAGCCGGCGTACGCCGATCTCGACCTGGATGTCGACCCTGACCTGGACGCCGATCTCGACCTGGACGTCGATCTGGACGACGGGTCCGCCGACGCCGATCCGGCGGCCCGGCGGCCCGGCGGTGTCCCGGCCGGCCGGTTTGCCCTGCCCCGGGCGGCCAACCGTCGGCGACGCGAAGCGCCCCCGCACGCCCCGACCGCGACCGCCCCGAAGCGGGACGTCTTCCCGGCGCGGCCGGAGACCGCACCCGCCACCGGGCGGGCGCCGCTGCCGGCGGCGCTGTCCCAGGCCGCCGCCGTGCAGCGGGCGCTGCGTCCGTTCAAGCGGCGGGTCCCGTCCCAGCGCCGGTCCGAGCTGGACGAGGAGGCCACCGCGCACGCCATCGCGCAGACCGGGGTGTGGACGCCCGTGCTGCGCCCGGTCACCGAACGCTGGCTGGACCTGGTGCTCGTGGTGGACACCTCCGCCGCCATGGCGGTCTGGCGGGGCGTCGTCACGGACTTCCGGGAGACGGTGGAGCAGATCGGTGCCTTTCGGCGGGTCGAGACCTGGTACCTCGACACGGGCACCGGCGAGTGCACGATCGGCCGGACCCCGCACGGACCGCGCCAGCCGGCCGGGAGACTACTGGACGCGGGTAGCCGGCGGGCGTATCTGGTGATCACCGACGCGGCCGGTCAGGCGTGGTACGCGGGCACCGCCGCGACGGTGCTCACCCGGTTGGCGGAGCGGGGGCCGACCGCTGTCGTCCAGCCGCTGCCGGCACGCTTCTGGCGGCGTACCGGACTGCCCCCGCAGCCGGGGCGGGTACGGGCGGCGCAGCCGGCCGTACCGAACACCAGGTTGTCGTTCAGCGGTCAGCACGACCTGCTCGACGAGGCGGGCCCGCCGGTGCCGGTCCTGGCGCTCGACCCGGCGTGGCTGGGGGCCTGGGCCCAACTGGTCACCGCGCCGCCGGCCGACGGGGTGGTGCTTCCGGTGGCCCTGCCCGCGGCCGGCACCGGTGACCAGCCGGCCGCCGTACCTCCCCCCGCCCCGTCGCCGCCCCGGGCGGCGGACCGGGTGCGGGTGTTCCACCAGGCGAGTTCGCTCGGGGCGCGGACGCTGGCGGTCGCCCTGTCCCTGGTGCCGCTGACGTTGCCGGTGATGCGGCTGGTGCAGCACCTCACGGTGCCCTGGGTGCCGCCGTCGGTGCTCGCCGAGGTTCTGCTCGGCGGCCTGGTCAGGCAGGTGGCGCAGGACCGGTACGAGTTCCTTCCGGGGGTCCGGGAGGAACTGCTCCACGAGGTACGGGGCAGCCAGGCGTTGGACGTGATCGGGGAGGTCTCCCGGTACTTCGCCGCGCGCGCCGGCGGCCCGGGGGCGACCTTCCCGGTGGTCGACAGCCCACCGGACGCCGCGACAGATCCGCTGGCCTGGGTGCCGCCACTGGTCGCCGAACGGATGGGCCTGCGGGTGCCCCGTCCGGACAGGGCGAACCGGGACGACGGCTTCCCGGCCGAGGTGCGCGGCTACGAGCTGGTGCTCCGGGTTCCGGGGGCACCGCCCGCCCCGGCGGGTGTCCGGACGGTCGAGTTGCGGCTCGCCGACGGGGCCGAGTCACCCGAGGGCGCGGTCGGGGCGCTGCGGGCCAGCGGGCTGAGCGCGGCCGACTTCGTGGCCCGGGTGGTGCTGTTCGCCGGTGAGGTACGGGAGACGTTGATCCACTACGCGGCGCTGTACGGCTTCGCGGGCCGGCGCGTCGACGCGTACGCCGAGCGGAGGCTGCTGCGGTTGTCGCAGCCCGACCCGGAGTACGACGACTTCCCCGACGCCGGTCGGCCGGACGGGTATCTGGAGTGGGGGCAGGCCGGTGGGCCGCCCGCGGCGGCGGTCCCGACCGTCTCCCTCGACCTGCGCGACCCCCGGAACGTCACCGTGATCAGGTATGCGGCCCGGCTGCGTCTGGTGCCGCCCCCGACCCCGCGGGCCGCGTTGCAGGCGCTGGTGCGGGTGGCGGCGATCCGCCGGCGGGACCGGGGGGAACGCCTGCCTTTCCTGTCCACCGGCCGGGAGCCGGCACCGGTCGGCAAGGAGGACCCGGCCCAGGGCGTCGATCTCGAACGGGTCCGGCGGGCGGGCCAGAACCACCGCCAGGAACTACGACGGGCCGACCACATCGTCGACGATCTGCTTCCGCCGCGCCCGCGGCCGCCCTGGCTGCGCCGGATGGCCGAGGCGAACGCCGTCGACATCCGGACGGTGCTGGCCCGCCTCGGTTCGGAACCGGACGAGACCGGCAAGTGGCGCTGTCCGATCGGCCCGGCGCACGACGGCCCGGCGCACGACGGCCCGGCGCACGACGGCCCGGCGCACGACGGTGCGGCGACGGTGCGGGTCAGCGGCGACAACCGGGCCCGCTGTGCCCGTTGCCAGGCGGAGAAGGTCGGCCCGGTCCGGCTCGTGGTGGAGGCGCGCGGGATCGCCCCGGACGAGGCGGTCAGCGTCGTCCTCGGCGAGGAGCATCACCTCGAGGTCGGCTCGACCGTCACGGCCACCGTCACCCGGGTCGGCCCGACCTGGGTCTTCTGCACGGTGCAGGATGCCGGAACTGAACGCGCCGCCCGGCTGAAGCGTCCCGCCCGGGCCCGGCGGCCCGGCGGGCCGGACCGGTCGGGGTGGGCACCGGGTGACACCGTGGTCGCTCTCGTCACCGGGGTGCTGCCCGCCCCGGACCGGGGGCTGCTTCTCGACGCCGACTCCGCGGAGCTGGTCGAACGTGTCCTGCCTGCGTTCGTCGAGGAACTCTGCACGGGTCGGGTGGTGATCGCCGACGCGGCCCGGGTGGCCGGGGCGCGGACCAAGGTCGCGGTCGCCGCCACCGCCAGGGGGGTCGACGCCAAGGGGGCCGTGGTCGGCCGGCAGGCCAGCCGGGTCCAGGGGCTGGGGCGGCTGCTCGGGCGACCGGGTGCCGACGAGCACTTCCAGATCATCCAGTTCGCCCAGGACCGGGAGAAGTACCTGGTCAACGCGTTGAGTCCGGCCCGGGCCACCGACGTGCTCATCGGCGACGGTCACGCCGTGGCGGCCGTGCCCCATGGCAGCGGTGGCGGTATCGGTCGGGGCGGACTCAACGCCGAACTGGCCGGCAAGTTGACCGGGCTGCGCGTCCATATCGTGACCGACGGTAGCGACCTGTCCACCGTCCTGGCCGCCCTGACCGGTAACGCGGCTGGTCGGGCCGCACCGGGTCACGCCGGCAGCTGATGATCAACGGGGTGACGGTGGGGGGTGGCGCGGTATGGGAGACAATGCGCGGGTGACTGCTCCGCGTGACCTCGTCCTGCTCGGCTCGACCGGGTCCATCGGCACACAGGCCATCGACATCGTGCGCCGCAACCCGGACCGGTTCCGGGTGGTGGCGCTCGGCGCGGGCGGCGGCAACGTCGCGCTGCTCGCCGCCCAGGCGCTCGAACTCGGCGTCGACGCGGTCGGGGTGGCGAAGGCGTCCGCCGCGCAGGACCTCCAGCTCGCCTTCTACGCCGAGGCGAGCCGGCGCGGGTACGCCACCGGCGACTTCCGGATCCCGAAGATCATCGCCGGCCCGGACGCGATGACCGAGCTGGCCGCCTGGCCGTGCGACACCGTCCTCAACGGGGTGGTCGGCTCGCTCGGGCTCGCGCCGACCCTGGCCGCGCTGCGCGCCGGACGTACCCTCGCCCTGGCCAACAAGGAGTCCCTGGTCGCCGGCGGCTCCCTGGTGAAGGCCGCGCAGACCCGGCCGGGGCAGCTCGTCCCGGTGGACTCCGAGCACTCGGCGCTGGCCCAGTGCCTGCGCGGCGGCAGCCGGGGCGAGGTGCGGCGGCTGATCGTCACCGCCAGCGGCGGCCCGTTCCGGGGCCGGCGGCGCGACGAGTTGACGCAGGTCACCCCCGAGCAGGCGCTGGCCCACCCGACCTGGAACATGGGCCCGGTGGTCACCATCAACTCGGCCACCATGGTCAACAAGGCGCTCGAGGTGATCGAGGCGCACGAGCTGTTCGACGTGCCGTACGCCGACATCACCGTGATGGTGCACCCGCAGTCGGTGATCCACTCGATGGTCGAGTTCGTGGACGGCTCCACGATCGCCCAGGCCAGCCCGCCGGACATGCGGCTGCCGATCGCGCTCGGCCTGGGCTGGCCCGACCGGGTGCCGGACGCCGCCACCGCCGTCGACTGGACCACCGCGCACACCTGGGAGTTCGCCCCGCTGGACGACGCGGCGTTCCCGGCGGTGGCCCTGGCCAAGGCGGCCGGCGAGACCGGCCGGTGCCGCCCGGCGGTCTACAACGCGGCGAACGAGGAGTGCGTGGCCGCGTTCGTCGCCGGCCGGCTGCCGTTCCTGGGCATCGTCGACACCCTCGCGCGCGTCCTGGACGACACTCCCGACTTCGACGAACCAGGTACCGTCGAGGACGTGCTCGCGGCGGAGTCCTGGGCGCGCGCGTACGCGCAGGAGATCATCTCGACGTCGGTGGAAGGAGCTTGATGGCGTACCTGCTCGGGGTGGTGCTCTTCGCCCTGGCCATCCTCATCTCGGTCAGCCTGCACGAGGCGGGCCACCTGGCCACCGCCAAGGCGTTCGGCATGAAGGTGACGAAGTACTTCGTCGGCTTCGGCCCGACCATCTGGTCCTTCAAGCGGGGCGAGACCGAGTACGGCCTCAAGGGCATCCCGCTCGGCGGCTTCTGCAAGATCGTCGGCATGACGCCGCAGGACGACGACGTCGAACCCGGCGACGAGCACCGGGTGATGTGGAAGTACCCGGTCTGGAAGCGGACCGTGGTGATGTCCGCCGGGTCGGTCACCCACTTCGCGCTCGCCATCGTCGCGCTCTGGCTGGCCGCCGTCTTCATGGGCCTGCCCAACCCCGACTTCCCGACCACCGAGCAGCAGGCCCGCGACGAACCGGCCGTGGTGGTGCTCGGCGAGTGCGTGGTACCGGAGAACGTCGTCCGCGCCTGCACCCCCGCCGACCCGGCCAGCCCCGCCGCCGTGGCCCAGCTCCGCGACGGCGACCGGATCACCTCCTTCAACGGCGCGCCGATCGCCAACTACGGGCAGCTGCTCACCGCACTGCGCGCCGCCGCGCCGGGCGCCACCGCCGAGATCGGGTACGTCCGGGACGGGCAGGCCGCCACCACCCGGGCCACCCTCGCCAGCACCCAGCGTCCGCCGCTGGACGACGAGACCGGCCCGGTCGGCACGGTCGCCGCGCTCGGTGTCGGCCTGCGCCCCAGCACCCCGAACATGGTCACCTACGGTCCGGTCGACGCGTTCGGCGCGACCGCCGAGTACACCGGCAACATGGCCGTCGGCACCTACGAGGCGATGAAGCGAATCCCGCAGAAGGTGCCCGCCCTGTGGGAGGCGATCACCGGCGGCGAGCGGGACATGGACACCCCGATCAGCGTGGTCGGCGCGAGCCGGCTCGGCGGCGAGGCCGTCGCCAACGACGCCTGGGAACTGTTCGTCCTGCTGTTCATCTCGCTGAACTTCTTCATCGGCGTGTTCAACCTGCTGCCGCTGCTGCCGCTGGACGGCGGCCACATCGCCATCGCCTGGTTCGAGCGCGTCCGCTCCTGGCTGTACGCCCGGTTCGGCAAGGCCGACCCCGGCCGCGTCGACTACCTCAAGCTCATGCCCGTCACGTACGCGGTGATCCTGGTGGGTGGCGTGTTCACGTTGCTCACCATCACGGCGGACGTCGTCAACCCGATCACGCTCTTCTCAAGGTGAGTATCTGAAGTGACCGCTGTCAGTCTCGGTATGCCCGTCGTCCCGCCCCCGGCGCTGGCGCCCCGCCGCGCCAGCCGGCAGATCATGGTCGGATCGGTGCCGGTGGGCGGCGGCGCGCCGGTCTCCGTCCAGTCCATGACCACCACCCTCACCTCCGACGTCAACGCCACCCTCCAGCAGATCGCCGAGCTGACCGCGGCCGGCTGCCAGATCGTCCGGGTCGCCGTGCCCAGCCAGGACGACGTGGAGGCGCTGCCGGCGATCGCCCGCAAGTCGCAGATCCCGGTGATCGCCGACATCCACTTCCAGCCGAAGTACGTCTTCGCCGCGATCGACGCCGGCTGCGCGGCCGTCCGGGTCAACCCGGGCAACATCCGGCAGTTCGACGACAAGGTCAAGGAGATCGCCAAGGCGGCCGGCGACGCCGGCACCCCGATCCGGATCGGCGTGAACGCCGGCTCGCTCGACAAGCGGCTGCTCGCCAAGTACGGCAAGGCCACCGCCGAGGCGCTGGTCGAGTCGGCGCTGTGGGAGTGCTCGCTGTTCGAGGAGCACGGCTTCCGGGACCTCAAGATCTCGGTCAAGCACAACGACCCGGTGGTGATGATCCGCGCGTACCGGCAGCTCGCCGAGAAGTGCGACTACCCGCTGCACCTGGGCGTCACCGAGGCCGGACCCGCCTTCCAGGGCACCATCAAGTCGGCGGTGGCCTTCGGCGCGCTGCTCGCCGAGGGGATCGGCGACACCATCCGGGTCTCGCTCTCCGCCCCGCCGGTCGAGGAGATCAAGGTCGGTGCGGCCATCCTGGAGTCGCTGGGCCTGCGCGAGCGCGGCCTGGAGATCGTCTCCTGCCCGTCCTGCGGCCGGGCCCAGGTCGACGTCTACAAGCTCGCCGAGGAGGTCACCGCCGGCCTGGAGGGGCTGCCGGTGCCGCTGCGCGTCGCCGTCATGGGCTGCGTCGTCAACGGGCCGGGCGAGGCCCGCGAGGCCGACCTCGGCGTCGCCTCCGGCAACGGCAAGGGCCAGATCTTCGTCAAGGGCAAGGTCGTCAAGACCGTACCCGAGGCACAGATCGTGGAGACCCTGATCGAGGAGGCCCTCCGGATCGCCGACGAGATGGGTGCCGAACTGCCGGAGGACCTGCGCGGCCTGCTCCCGGCCACCCCCACCGTCACCGTGCACTGAGTGGGCGGCCCGGGTCCGTCCGCCGACGTCACGGGCGGGGTGGCCGGGCTCGGTACTCGCCCGGGGTAGGGCGGACGGCCGGGCTCGGCACTCGCCCGGCGGAGAGTCGGGTGCATCTGGCAGGCTGGTATCCGTGCTGACGGTGCCGGTGCGGCAGTTGGGGGAGTCGGAGCGACGTGCGGTCGAGCGGCTGCTCGACCGTGACCCCTTCGCGGGGGCGCAGGTCGCGGAACGCGTCGCCGCGCGCGGCCTCGCCTGGTGGCGCGCGGACGGGCGGATCCTCGGGTACGGTGCGCGTCGCCAACTCGAGTCGATCTGCTGGGTGGGCGGCAACCTCACCCCGATCCTCGCCGACCCGACGGCGGTGGCCGCCTTCGCCGACCTGCTCGCCGGCGAGGAACGGATCTGCTCCTCGATCGTCGGTCGGGCGGACGCCGTCCTCGGGCTCTGGGAACGGCTCTCCACGCACTGGGGGCCGGCCCGGGACGTCCGGCCCAACCAGCCGCTGCTGGCCACCGACGCGCTGCCCGGCGT
Proteins encoded in this region:
- a CDS encoding SAV_2336 N-terminal domain-related protein; amino-acid sequence: MDVARLVAVLDAAGLESTPREIAEALWLARYARPPSGDRRVPEPAYADLDLDVDPDLDADLDLDVDLDDGSADADPAARRPGGVPAGRFALPRAANRRRREAPPHAPTATAPKRDVFPARPETAPATGRAPLPAALSQAAAVQRALRPFKRRVPSQRRSELDEEATAHAIAQTGVWTPVLRPVTERWLDLVLVVDTSAAMAVWRGVVTDFRETVEQIGAFRRVETWYLDTGTGECTIGRTPHGPRQPAGRLLDAGSRRAYLVITDAAGQAWYAGTAATVLTRLAERGPTAVVQPLPARFWRRTGLPPQPGRVRAAQPAVPNTRLSFSGQHDLLDEAGPPVPVLALDPAWLGAWAQLVTAPPADGVVLPVALPAAGTGDQPAAVPPPAPSPPRAADRVRVFHQASSLGARTLAVALSLVPLTLPVMRLVQHLTVPWVPPSVLAEVLLGGLVRQVAQDRYEFLPGVREELLHEVRGSQALDVIGEVSRYFAARAGGPGATFPVVDSPPDAATDPLAWVPPLVAERMGLRVPRPDRANRDDGFPAEVRGYELVLRVPGAPPAPAGVRTVELRLADGAESPEGAVGALRASGLSAADFVARVVLFAGEVRETLIHYAALYGFAGRRVDAYAERRLLRLSQPDPEYDDFPDAGRPDGYLEWGQAGGPPAAAVPTVSLDLRDPRNVTVIRYAARLRLVPPPTPRAALQALVRVAAIRRRDRGERLPFLSTGREPAPVGKEDPAQGVDLERVRRAGQNHRQELRRADHIVDDLLPPRPRPPWLRRMAEANAVDIRTVLARLGSEPDETGKWRCPIGPAHDGPAHDGPAHDGPAHDGAATVRVSGDNRARCARCQAEKVGPVRLVVEARGIAPDEAVSVVLGEEHHLEVGSTVTATVTRVGPTWVFCTVQDAGTERAARLKRPARARRPGGPDRSGWAPGDTVVALVTGVLPAPDRGLLLDADSAELVERVLPAFVEELCTGRVVIADAARVAGARTKVAVAATARGVDAKGAVVGRQASRVQGLGRLLGRPGADEHFQIIQFAQDREKYLVNALSPARATDVLIGDGHAVAAVPHGSGGGIGRGGLNAELAGKLTGLRVHIVTDGSDLSTVLAALTGNAAGRAAPGHAGS
- the dxr gene encoding 1-deoxy-D-xylulose-5-phosphate reductoisomerase, with product MTAPRDLVLLGSTGSIGTQAIDIVRRNPDRFRVVALGAGGGNVALLAAQALELGVDAVGVAKASAAQDLQLAFYAEASRRGYATGDFRIPKIIAGPDAMTELAAWPCDTVLNGVVGSLGLAPTLAALRAGRTLALANKESLVAGGSLVKAAQTRPGQLVPVDSEHSALAQCLRGGSRGEVRRLIVTASGGPFRGRRRDELTQVTPEQALAHPTWNMGPVVTINSATMVNKALEVIEAHELFDVPYADITVMVHPQSVIHSMVEFVDGSTIAQASPPDMRLPIALGLGWPDRVPDAATAVDWTTAHTWEFAPLDDAAFPAVALAKAAGETGRCRPAVYNAANEECVAAFVAGRLPFLGIVDTLARVLDDTPDFDEPGTVEDVLAAESWARAYAQEIISTSVEGA
- a CDS encoding M50 family metallopeptidase, with amino-acid sequence MAYLLGVVLFALAILISVSLHEAGHLATAKAFGMKVTKYFVGFGPTIWSFKRGETEYGLKGIPLGGFCKIVGMTPQDDDVEPGDEHRVMWKYPVWKRTVVMSAGSVTHFALAIVALWLAAVFMGLPNPDFPTTEQQARDEPAVVVLGECVVPENVVRACTPADPASPAAVAQLRDGDRITSFNGAPIANYGQLLTALRAAAPGATAEIGYVRDGQAATTRATLASTQRPPLDDETGPVGTVAALGVGLRPSTPNMVTYGPVDAFGATAEYTGNMAVGTYEAMKRIPQKVPALWEAITGGERDMDTPISVVGASRLGGEAVANDAWELFVLLFISLNFFIGVFNLLPLLPLDGGHIAIAWFERVRSWLYARFGKADPGRVDYLKLMPVTYAVILVGGVFTLLTITADVVNPITLFSR